Proteins from a genomic interval of Sporolactobacillus sp. Y61:
- the rplL gene encoding 50S ribosomal protein L7/L12, which translates to MTKEDIIGAIKEMSVLELNDLVKAIEDEFGVSAAAQVAAPAGAGAAQAEEKTEFDVVLAEVGGQKIKVIKAVREITGLGLKDAKNLVDEAPKAVKEGAAKEEAEEIKGKLEDVGAKVELK; encoded by the coding sequence ATGACTAAAGAAGATATCATTGGTGCAATTAAAGAGATGTCGGTTCTTGAACTGAACGACCTCGTAAAAGCAATTGAAGATGAATTTGGTGTATCGGCAGCTGCTCAGGTCGCTGCTCCTGCAGGTGCCGGTGCTGCCCAGGCTGAAGAAAAAACAGAATTTGATGTGGTTCTTGCTGAAGTCGGCGGACAGAAAATTAAAGTTATTAAGGCTGTTCGTGAAATCACCGGCCTTGGTCTGAAGGATGCTAAGAATCTGGTAGACGAAGCTCCGAAAGCTGTTAAAGAAGGCGCTGCAAAAGAAGAAGCCGAAGAAATCAAAGGCAAACTCGAAGATGTTGGCGCAAAAGTAGAGCTGAAATAA
- a CDS encoding class I SAM-dependent methyltransferase, producing the protein MNDHYYSEHPQAESHPQVISVELRSIPCHFTTDAGVFSRKGVDFGSRLLIESFREPPVPGRILDMGCGYGPIGIALAKAFPERRIMMADINERAVRLAHENVNANHVTADVVQSHLFTHVDGTFAAIVTNPPIRAGKKIVREIFQDAFHHLVSGGEFWSVIQKKQGAPSALTALRELFGTVQIEARKKGYHVFCAKKIDNKNRL; encoded by the coding sequence ATGAACGATCACTATTATTCGGAACATCCCCAGGCAGAAAGTCATCCTCAGGTCATCAGCGTAGAGCTGAGAAGCATCCCCTGCCATTTTACAACTGACGCCGGCGTCTTCTCCAGAAAAGGTGTTGATTTCGGATCCAGATTACTGATCGAATCCTTCCGTGAGCCGCCGGTTCCAGGAAGAATTCTTGACATGGGCTGTGGTTACGGACCGATTGGTATTGCCCTGGCTAAAGCCTTCCCGGAACGCCGGATCATGATGGCTGATATCAATGAACGGGCTGTCCGCCTGGCTCATGAAAATGTGAACGCCAACCATGTGACGGCCGATGTGGTTCAGAGCCATCTGTTTACACATGTTGACGGGACGTTTGCTGCGATTGTGACCAATCCGCCGATTCGCGCAGGGAAAAAAATAGTCCGGGAGATTTTTCAGGATGCCTTTCATCATCTGGTGAGCGGTGGTGAATTTTGGTCGGTTATTCAAAAAAAACAGGGGGCTCCTTCAGCTCTTACTGCACTACGCGAACTGTTCGGTACCGTTCAGATAGAAGCACGCAAGAAGGGGTATCATGTTTTTTGTGCAAAAAAGATTGACAATAAAAATCGACTATGA
- the rplK gene encoding 50S ribosomal protein L11, translating to MAKKVVKLVKLQIPAGKANPAPPVGPALGQAGVNIMGFCKEFNARTSDQAGMIIPVEITVFEDRSFTFITKTPPAAVLLKKETGIESGSGSPKLTKVATIKRDKVRSIAELKMPDLNAADVDAAMRMVEGTARSMGIVVED from the coding sequence ATGGCAAAGAAAGTAGTCAAACTGGTTAAACTGCAGATTCCGGCAGGGAAAGCAAATCCGGCTCCGCCAGTAGGTCCGGCACTGGGCCAGGCGGGCGTTAATATTATGGGCTTCTGCAAGGAGTTCAACGCACGTACATCTGATCAGGCAGGAATGATCATCCCGGTGGAAATCACCGTATTTGAGGATCGCTCATTTACGTTCATCACAAAGACACCACCGGCAGCTGTTCTGCTGAAAAAGGAAACGGGTATTGAATCCGGTTCGGGTTCACCGAAATTAACGAAAGTAGCAACGATTAAGCGCGATAAAGTGCGTTCAATTGCTGAACTGAAAATGCCTGATCTTAATGCGGCCGATGTAGATGCCGCCATGCGGATGGTTGAAGGAACGGCCCGGAGCATGGGCATTGTTGTGGAAGACTGA
- the rplA gene encoding 50S ribosomal protein L1: MAKRGKKYLDAIKEVDRSKAYDIDEAVALVKKIAHAGFDESVDVAVRLGVDTRKNDQQVRGAVVLPNGTGKTQRVLVFARGDRAKEAEAAGADFVGEQEYVDKINEGWFDFDVVVATPDMMAQVGRLGRVLGPRGLMPNPKTGTVTFDVEKAVKEIKAGKVEYRAQKDGNVHVPIGKISFEDSKLVENFRVLVDTLVKAKPSAAKGTYLKNIAISSTMGPGVKVSTAVAR, translated from the coding sequence ATGGCTAAAAGAGGAAAGAAATATCTTGATGCAATCAAAGAAGTCGACCGCTCAAAGGCTTATGATATCGATGAAGCTGTCGCACTTGTAAAAAAGATTGCTCATGCGGGTTTTGATGAGTCTGTTGACGTTGCCGTACGACTGGGCGTTGATACCCGAAAGAACGATCAGCAGGTCCGCGGGGCGGTTGTCCTTCCCAACGGAACAGGAAAAACGCAGCGCGTTCTGGTGTTTGCCAGGGGCGACAGGGCTAAGGAAGCGGAAGCTGCCGGAGCTGATTTTGTCGGCGAACAGGAATATGTTGATAAGATCAATGAAGGTTGGTTCGATTTTGACGTCGTCGTTGCCACTCCTGATATGATGGCTCAGGTGGGCCGCCTCGGCCGTGTGCTTGGTCCAAGAGGACTGATGCCGAACCCGAAGACCGGAACGGTAACGTTTGATGTAGAAAAAGCGGTTAAGGAAATTAAAGCCGGCAAAGTAGAATATCGTGCTCAGAAAGATGGTAACGTCCACGTGCCGATTGGCAAGATTTCCTTTGAAGACAGCAAGCTGGTAGAAAATTTCCGGGTTCTGGTTGATACCCTGGTAAAGGCTAAACCTTCTGCAGCAAAGGGGACGTATCTGAAGAACATCGCTATCTCATCAACAATGGGCCCTGGAGTAAAGGTATCAACAGCCGTTGCCCGCTGA
- the rpoB gene encoding DNA-directed RNA polymerase subunit beta, which yields MTGQLVQYGRHRQRRSYARIKEVLELPNLIEIQTASYQWFLDEGIREMFQDISPVEDFTGNLILEFVDYSLGEPKYSVDEAKSRDVTYSAPLRVKVRLINKETGEVKEQEVFMGDFPLMTEAGTFIINGAERVIVSQLVRSPSVYYNDKIDKNGKKGFGATVIPNRGAWLEYETDAKDIAYVRIDRTRKVPITVLLRSLGFSTDQEIIDLLGDDEYLRNTLEKDNTDNTDKALVEIYERLRPGEPPTVENAKSLLEARFFDPRRYDLANVGRYKMNKKLNIKNRLFNQRLAEKLIDPDTGEIVANEGTLLDRRTLDRLLPIIEKKLGYVEYTPTDGVIAGQTVRVQSISVYSPLEEDQGKVIKVIGNCGIDKSIKHITPADILSSINYFFNLLHGIGDTDDIDHLGNRRLRSVGELLQNQFRIGLSRMERVIRERMSIQDTNSITPQALINIRPVIASIKEFFGSSQLSQFMDQTNPLAELTHKRRLSALGPGGLTRERAGMEVRDVHYSHYGRMCPIETPEGPNIGLINSLSTYARVNKYGFIETPYRRVDPDTGKVTEHIDYLTADEEDNYVVAQANAELNEDGSFKEDHILARFRSENLVVHRDRVDYMDVSPKQVVSVASACIPFLANDDSNRALMGANMQRQAVPLLKPEAPIVGTGMEYVSARDSGAAIRSKFRGRVEYVSADRIRVRTLETVDGQETEGDTVTYKLSKFERSNQGMCYNQKPIVKTGMVVDKGEIIADGPSMDNGELALGRNVLVGFMTWNGYNYEDAVIMSEKLVKDDVYTSIHIEEYESDARDTKLGPEDITRDIPNVGEDALRNLDDRGIIRVGAEVRDGDILVGKVTPKGVTELTAEERLLHAIFGEKAREVRDTSLKVPHGGGGIVHDVKVFTRDAGDELPPGVNELVRVYIAQKRKIHEGDKMAGRHGNKGVISKILPEEDMPYLPNGRPLDIMLNPLGVPSRMNIGQVLELHLGMAAHELGIHVATPVFDGAREEDVWSTLDEAGMPRDGKTVLYDGRTGEPFDNRVSVGVMYMIKLAHMVDDKLHARSTGPYSLVTQQPLGGKAQFGGQRFGEMEVWALEAYGAAHTLQEILTVKSDDVVGRVKTYESIVKGENLPEPGVPEAFKVLIKELQSLGMDVKVLAADKSEIVIKELEDEEENVDDNLNVQV from the coding sequence TTGACAGGTCAACTCGTACAATACGGACGCCACCGCCAACGCAGGAGCTACGCTCGGATTAAGGAAGTTCTTGAACTCCCTAATCTTATTGAAATTCAGACCGCCTCCTATCAATGGTTCCTTGATGAGGGAATCAGGGAAATGTTTCAGGACATTTCACCGGTGGAAGATTTTACGGGAAACTTGATTCTGGAATTTGTCGATTACAGTCTGGGAGAACCCAAGTACTCGGTAGACGAAGCGAAATCACGCGATGTGACCTATTCCGCACCGCTGCGTGTTAAAGTGCGGCTGATTAATAAAGAAACCGGCGAAGTGAAAGAACAGGAAGTGTTCATGGGCGACTTTCCGCTGATGACGGAAGCCGGGACATTTATTATCAACGGTGCCGAGCGGGTAATCGTTTCACAGCTTGTCCGCTCTCCAAGTGTTTACTATAATGATAAAATCGACAAGAACGGCAAGAAAGGTTTCGGAGCGACTGTCATCCCTAACCGTGGTGCATGGCTTGAATATGAGACAGATGCCAAGGATATTGCTTATGTGAGAATTGACCGCACACGTAAAGTTCCGATAACGGTGCTTTTACGTTCCCTTGGATTCAGTACAGACCAGGAAATCATTGATCTTCTTGGCGATGATGAATATCTCAGAAATACACTGGAAAAAGACAACACCGATAATACAGACAAAGCACTTGTTGAAATTTATGAACGTCTGCGTCCGGGCGAACCGCCGACTGTTGAGAACGCGAAGAGCCTGCTCGAAGCACGTTTCTTTGATCCGAGACGCTATGATCTGGCTAATGTCGGTCGATATAAAATGAATAAAAAACTGAACATCAAAAACCGCTTGTTCAACCAGCGCCTCGCTGAGAAACTGATTGATCCGGATACCGGTGAAATTGTTGCCAACGAAGGGACACTTCTTGACCGTCGGACGCTGGACCGTCTGCTTCCGATCATTGAGAAGAAACTGGGTTATGTTGAATATACCCCGACAGATGGTGTCATTGCCGGCCAGACGGTCAGAGTTCAGTCGATCAGCGTTTACTCACCGCTTGAAGAAGACCAGGGGAAAGTCATTAAAGTGATCGGCAACTGCGGTATTGACAAGTCGATTAAACATATAACCCCGGCAGATATTTTGTCGTCGATTAACTATTTCTTTAACCTCTTGCACGGCATTGGTGACACAGACGACATTGACCATCTGGGGAACCGCCGTCTCAGGTCGGTCGGGGAACTGCTTCAGAACCAGTTCCGTATCGGCCTTTCAAGAATGGAGCGGGTGATCCGCGAACGGATGTCGATACAGGATACGAATAGTATCACACCACAGGCTCTGATTAATATCCGTCCTGTGATTGCCTCAATAAAAGAATTCTTTGGAAGTTCGCAGCTGTCGCAGTTCATGGATCAGACAAACCCGCTTGCTGAACTGACCCACAAGCGCAGGCTTTCCGCACTGGGTCCGGGTGGCCTGACGCGAGAGCGCGCGGGAATGGAAGTCCGTGATGTTCACTACTCACACTATGGCCGCATGTGCCCAATTGAAACGCCTGAAGGCCCGAACATCGGACTGATCAACTCTCTGTCTACCTATGCACGTGTCAACAAATACGGTTTCATTGAAACACCGTACCGCCGCGTGGATCCGGATACCGGAAAGGTGACGGAACATATTGATTATCTGACTGCGGATGAAGAAGATAACTACGTCGTTGCGCAGGCGAATGCCGAACTGAACGAGGATGGCTCATTTAAGGAGGATCATATTCTCGCCCGTTTCCGGAGTGAAAATCTGGTCGTCCATCGTGATCGTGTGGACTACATGGATGTCTCTCCAAAGCAGGTCGTCTCTGTTGCGTCCGCATGTATTCCCTTCCTCGCCAACGACGACTCAAACCGTGCACTCATGGGTGCCAACATGCAGCGTCAGGCCGTTCCTCTGCTGAAACCGGAAGCCCCGATTGTCGGAACAGGTATGGAATACGTTTCGGCCCGTGATTCCGGTGCTGCTATCCGTTCAAAATTCCGCGGGCGTGTAGAGTACGTTTCTGCAGACAGGATCCGGGTACGTACGCTGGAGACGGTTGACGGGCAGGAGACCGAAGGCGATACGGTGACTTACAAACTGTCTAAATTTGAACGTTCGAACCAGGGGATGTGCTACAACCAGAAACCGATTGTTAAAACAGGTATGGTTGTTGATAAAGGCGAAATTATTGCCGATGGTCCATCAATGGACAACGGTGAACTTGCTCTCGGCCGTAACGTACTTGTCGGATTCATGACCTGGAACGGATATAACTATGAAGATGCCGTCATCATGAGTGAAAAGCTGGTCAAAGATGATGTATACACTTCTATTCATATTGAGGAATACGAATCCGATGCCCGCGATACCAAGCTGGGACCGGAAGACATCACCCGCGACATTCCGAATGTCGGTGAAGATGCCCTCAGGAACCTGGATGACCGTGGCATTATCCGCGTCGGCGCCGAGGTGCGGGATGGAGATATCCTGGTCGGAAAAGTGACCCCGAAAGGCGTTACGGAACTGACTGCAGAAGAACGGCTTCTCCATGCCATATTCGGTGAGAAGGCACGCGAAGTACGTGATACATCGCTTAAGGTACCACATGGAGGCGGCGGTATTGTCCATGATGTCAAGGTCTTTACCCGGGACGCCGGGGATGAACTGCCGCCGGGTGTCAATGAACTGGTTCGTGTCTACATCGCTCAGAAGAGAAAAATTCATGAAGGCGACAAGATGGCCGGACGTCACGGTAACAAAGGTGTCATCTCCAAGATTCTTCCTGAAGAGGATATGCCTTATCTGCCTAACGGCCGTCCGCTCGACATCATGCTGAACCCGCTCGGCGTGCCATCCCGTATGAATATCGGGCAGGTACTCGAACTCCATCTTGGTATGGCCGCCCATGAACTGGGCATCCACGTGGCAACCCCCGTTTTCGACGGAGCGCGTGAGGAAGATGTCTGGAGCACGCTGGACGAAGCGGGCATGCCCCGTGACGGAAAAACAGTCCTGTATGACGGACGTACAGGCGAACCCTTTGACAACCGGGTTTCTGTCGGCGTGATGTATATGATCAAGCTGGCACACATGGTTGATGATAAACTGCACGCACGTTCTACAGGTCCTTATTCACTGGTTACGCAGCAGCCTCTTGGAGGAAAGGCACAGTTCGGAGGCCAGCGTTTCGGTGAAATGGAAGTATGGGCACTTGAAGCCTATGGCGCTGCCCACACACTCCAGGAAATTCTGACGGTTAAATCCGACGATGTCGTCGGACGTGTGAAAACTTATGAGTCCATCGTCAAAGGCGAAAATTTACCGGAACCCGGTGTTCCTGAAGCTTTTAAAGTATTAATTAAAGAACTTCAGAGCCTTGGCATGGATGTTAAAGTACTTGCTGCAGATAAATCGGAAATTGTGATTAAGGAACTTGAAGATGAAGAAGAAAATGTTGATGATAACCTGAATGTGCAGGTTTGA
- the rplJ gene encoding 50S ribosomal protein L10, translating into MSNAKIIEGKKKVVDEIADKLKNSVAAIVVNYRGLSVAEVTELRKQLREADVDYKVYKNTFARRATALTDMTSLDEALTGPTAISFSKEDVISPAKILYNFAKDHEALEIKAGVIEGKPVSIEELQTLAKLPTREELLSMLANVLQAPIRKFAIGVKAVADKKEQQEA; encoded by the coding sequence ATGAGCAATGCGAAAATCATCGAAGGAAAAAAGAAGGTTGTAGATGAGATTGCCGATAAACTGAAAAACAGTGTGGCAGCCATCGTTGTGAACTATCGCGGTCTGTCTGTTGCAGAAGTCACGGAACTGCGTAAACAGCTTCGCGAAGCCGATGTGGATTACAAAGTATATAAAAATACTTTTGCCCGTCGTGCAACAGCATTAACCGACATGACTTCTCTTGATGAAGCACTCACTGGCCCAACAGCCATCTCTTTCAGCAAGGAGGACGTCATTTCCCCGGCAAAAATTCTTTACAATTTTGCGAAGGATCATGAAGCGCTGGAAATCAAAGCCGGTGTTATTGAAGGCAAACCGGTTTCTATTGAAGAACTTCAGACACTCGCCAAGTTGCCGACAAGAGAAGAACTGCTTTCTATGCTGGCCAATGTGCTGCAGGCTCCAATTCGCAAGTTTGCGATTGGCGTCAAGGCTGTTGCCGACAAGAAGGAACAGCAGGAAGCCTGA